One window of the Zea mays cultivar B73 chromosome 3, Zm-B73-REFERENCE-NAM-5.0, whole genome shotgun sequence genome contains the following:
- the LOC100383357 gene encoding uncharacterized protein isoform X1, with protein MFYSQFILAKKGPLGTIWIAAHLERKLRKNQVADTDIGVSVDSIIFPDVPIALRLSSHLMLGVVRIYSRKVNYLFHDCSEALLKIKQAFRSTAVDLPPEESTAPYHSITLPETFDLDDFELPEAAFQGDTDHHVSTKEQITLQDNPEKTGYSTSQFGLDERFGDASSSHIGFDLEEELILNKDHSIHLQSDDGIIIQGRSSVPSTDMDIDDNKSQDIIAEGYHNMDGGHSSHGKLGSLNLNAIDLGGNSIPNWTGYNVHTPDLNDILLHNEGIAGPSASYIQPSPYTCDEPASPEFISAQAPATPGLMEETVPSRVHESPVLSPQRKPSPSTNDETAKTDTPAAPASDFLHSATGNANDVGAERTELGLAKHVQVESSAFWDADASGQQHTSEGLPSQGQADHLEPAADKLVNSDGIAASVETVTVNATIKDVPLAVNDSEPCVDGSTEPSVVENLVQINGPLIDAQGTITQIADFQHEAQAMQQVVASNDRLNELATSEFAEPEKMLSVPDSEFNHPIDLGLITAEKGTTESDGSNIIGSLASRKRHLEDSLPALESETTERLSSRPHGIRTNDFVPHDDDILASILVGRRTPGFTLDSTPLPPRESSLKRRRLGSKMGTLKRKVQIDDAMVLHADTIRQQLINTEDIRRIRKKAPCTRSEIWMIEKGSLEDDIFHEPIFSCLSEELNKLHNRTYEAIVHPAVQNMELQGQLDMPEAITEDSNIAGFGAATIDGPLHIPDGIQSDAMLPRANDAYGATAAFSLQVPPNNQVNGASNDFVIGTLFQGVTGPFIGNEKEVALADRERAQVNTLYSDHFQDVPSDLHSTDANISSQDVTLDNSGQACAHATDGMTRELTHFVHSNANIFESNEVPASEITGVEYNQGASGFPQSTEDENAVGYNQDVSGFPRPTEDENAVDYNQDASGFSRPTEDVQDASGFPRPTEDENMVDYNQDASGFPRPTEDVNAVGYNQDASGFARPTEDVNAVGCNQDASGFPRSMKDENAVEYNQDGSGFPRPAENENDVSAMGDNSGFHENNMGSLTDLDMVNDYELKESNDFGSAINGVDTDFLNYDDDDGGDFDDANDDEPNPNEFQSLDNSGWSSRTRGVARYLKALFDDESGLERKSVAIDHLVRGKTRKEASRMFFETLVLTTKDYISVDQPNPFDLVRIKPGSKLLMSEF; from the exons ATGTTTTACTCGCAGTTCATTTTGGCCAAAAAGGGTCCCCTCGGGACCATATGGATTGCCGCGCACTTGGAGCGGAAGCTGCGCAAGAACCAGGTCGCGGACACGGACATCGGCGTCTCCGTAG ATTCTATCATATTCCCTGATGTTCCAATTGCACTTCGGTTATCAAGTCATCTTATGTTAGGCGTGGTCAGAATCTATTCTCGGAAGGTCAACTACCTATTCCATGACTGCAGCGAAGCTTTGCTGAAGATAAAACAAGCTTTCAGGTCCACTGCTGTTGATCTTCCTCCTGAAGAGTCAACTGCTCCGTATCACTCTATAACTCTGCCTGAGACATTCGATCTTGATGATTTTGAACTGCCAGAAGCTGCGTTTCAAGG CGACACTGATCATCATGTGAGCACAAAAGAACAGATCACTTTGCAAGACAACCCAGAGAAAACAGGGTATTCAACATCCCAGTTTGGCCTAGATG AAAGATTTGGTGATGCCAGTTCATCACATATTGGCTTTGACTTGGAGGAG GAATTAATTCTGAACAAGGACCACTCAATTCATCTCCAATCTGATGATGG CATTATTATTCAAGGTCGGTCATCAGTCCCTTCTACTGATATGGACATTGATGATAACAAAAGTCAAGACATAATAGCTGAAGGATACCACAACATGGATGGTGGGCATTCTAGTCATGGAAAGCTAGGTTCACTGAATCTGAATGCAATTGACCTAGGAGGAAACAGTATCCCTAACTGGACTGGTTACAATGTACATACTCCTGATTTGAATGATATATTATTGCATAATGAGGGTATTGCAGGGCCATCAGCTTCGTACATTCAACCTAGCCCATATACTTGTGATGAACCTGCATCACCAGAGTTCATTAGTGCTCAGGCCCCAGCTACACCTGGTTTAATGGAAGAGACAGTTCCTTCTAGAGTCCATGAAAGTCCTGTTCTAAGTCCACAGAGAAAACCATCACCGTCAACCAATGATGAAACTGCAAAGACTGACACTCCTGCTGCTCCAGCCTCAGATTTTCTTCATTCGGCTACAGGAAATGCCAATGATGTTGGTGCTGAAAGGACAGAACTTGGATTGGCGAAGCATGTGCAAGTTGAGTCTTCTGCTTTCTGGGACGCTGATGCATCGGGACAACAGCACACAAGTGAGGGTTTACCATCCCAGGGTCAAGCTGATCACTTAGAACCCGCTGCTGATAAATTGGTCAATTCTGATGGTATAGCCGCATCTGTTGAAACTGTAACTGTCAATGCAACCATTAAAGATGTACCTTTGGCTGTAAATGATTCAGAGCCATGTGTTGATGGTTCTACTGAACCATCTGTGGTGGAGAACCTGGTACAGATTAATGGGCCATTAATTGATGCACAAG gTACAATTACACAAATTGCAGATTTTCAACATGAAGCCCAAGCAATGCAACAAGTAGTGGCATCTAATGATAGACTGAATGAACTAGCAACTTCAGAATTTGCTGAGCCTGAGAAAATGCTGTCAGTTCCAGATTCTGAATTCAATCATCCAATTGACTTGGGGCTCATAACTGCGGAAAAGGGAACAACTGAATCTGATGGAAGTAACATAATAGGCAGCCTTGCTAGCAGAAAAAGACATCTGGAAGATAGCTTACCAGCTTTAGAGAGTGAGACCACTGAAAGGTTGTCTAGCCGACCACATGGTATACGAACCAACGATTTTGTTCCCCATGATGATGATATACTGGCATCTATTTTAG TCGGTAGAAGGACCCCTGGATTCACACTTGATTCAACACCACTACCACCGAGGGAATCGTCTCTGAAACGCCGGAGGTTGGGCTCGAAGATGGGCACACTCAAGAGGAAAGTGCAAATAGACGATGCCATGGTCCTGCATGCTGA TACTATACGGCAACAGTTGATCAACACTGAGGATATACGGCGCATTCGTAAAAAAGCTCCATGCACTCGTTCCGAAATATGGATGATTGAGAAAGGTTCACTGGAAGATGATATATTCCACGAGCCCATCTTTTCCT GCCTATCTGAGGAGCTAAACAAATTACACAATCGGACATATGAGGCTATTGTACATCCTGCTGTACAGAACATGGAACTGCAAGGTCAATTAGACATGCCTGAAGCAATTACAGAAGATAGCAATATTGCTGGGTTTGGTGCTGCTACTATTGATGGCCCACTTCACATACCAGATGGGATTCAATCAGATGCCATGCTGCCACGTGCCAATGATGCATATGGCGCTACAGCTGCTTTTAGTTTGCAAGTTCCTCCTAACAACCAGGTTAACGGTGCATCTAATGATTTTGTTATTGGCACTCTGTTTCAAGGGGTGACTGGACCTTTTATTGGTAATGAGAAAGAAGTGGCACTTGCTGACAGAGAGCGTGCTCAAGTAAATACACTGTATAGTGACCATTTTCAAGATGTCCCATCTGATTTGCATAGTACTGATGCAAACATTTCTAGTCAAGATGTGACTCTAGATAACTCTGGCCAAGCTTGCGCTCACGCAACGGACGGCATGACAAGGGAGCTTACTCATTTTGTTCATAGTAATGCTAATATTTTCGAGAGTAATGAGGTCCCTGCTTCTGAGATTACTGGGGTGGAATATAATCAAGGTGCCTCTGGTTTCCCTCAATCAACGGAGGATGAAAATGCGGTGGGGTATAATCAAGATGTCTCTGGTTTTCCTCGACCAACGGAGGATGAAAATGCGGTAGATTATAATCAAGATGCCTCTGGTTTTTCTCGACCAACAGAAGATGTTCAAGATGCCTCTGGTTTTCCTCGACCAACGGAGGATGAAAATATGGTAGATTATAATCAAGATGCCTCTGGTTTTCCTCGACCAACAGAAGATGTAAATGCGGTGGGATATAATCAAGATGCCTCTGGTTTTGCTCGACCAACGGAAGATGTAAATGCGGTGGGATGTAATCAAGATGCCTCTGGTTTTCCTCGATCAATGAAGGATGAAAATGCGGTGGAATATAATCAAGATGGCTCTGGTTTTCCTCGACCAGCTGAAAATGAAAATGATGTGTCTGCTATGGGAGATAATTCTGGCTTCCATGAAAACAACATGGGTTCTCTTACGGATCTGGATATGGTGAATGACTATGAACTGAAGGAAAGCAAT GATTTTGGGAGTGCAATTAATGGTGTTGATACAG ATTTTCTGAACTACGACGATGATGACGGCGGGGACTTCGACGACGCCAACGACGATGAGCCAAATCCCAACGAGTTTCAGTCTCTCGACAACAGTGGTTGGTCTTCTCGCACCAG GGGCGTTGCAAGATACCTCAAGGCTTTATTCGACGACGAGTCTGGTCTGGAGAGGAAGAGCGTTGCTATCGACCATCTGGTGCGCGGGAAGACGCGGAAGGAAGCGTCGAGAATGTTCTTCGAGACCTTG GTGCTGACGACGAAGGACTACATCAGCGTGGACCAACCGAACCCCTTCGACTTGGTGAGAATAAAGCCAGGCTCAAAGCTGCTGATGTCGGAATTCTAG
- the LOC100383357 gene encoding uncharacterized protein isoform X2, whose protein sequence is MFYSQFILAKKGPLGTIWIAAHLERKLRKNQVADTDIGVSVDSIIFPDVPIALRLSSHLMLGVVRIYSRKVNYLFHDCSEALLKIKQAFRSTAVDLPPEESTAPYHSITLPETFDLDDFELPEAAFQGDTDHHVSTKEQITLQDNPEKTGYSTSQFGLDERFGDASSSHIGFDLEEELILNKDHSIHLQSDDGIIIQGRSSVPSTDMDIDDNKSQDIIAEGYHNMDGGHSSHGKLGSLNLNAIDLGGNSIPNWTGYNVHTPDLNDILLHNEGIAGPSASYIQPSPYTCDEPASPEFISAQAPATPGLMEETVPSRVHESPVLSPQRKPSPSTNDETAKTDTPAAPASDFLHSATGNANDVGAERTELGLAKHVQVESSAFWDADASGQQHTSEGLPSQGQADHLEPAADKLVNSDGIAASVETVTVNATIKDVPLAVNDSEPCVDGSTEPSVVENLVQINGPLIDAQDFQHEAQAMQQVVASNDRLNELATSEFAEPEKMLSVPDSEFNHPIDLGLITAEKGTTESDGSNIIGSLASRKRHLEDSLPALESETTERLSSRPHGIRTNDFVPHDDDILASILVGRRTPGFTLDSTPLPPRESSLKRRRLGSKMGTLKRKVQIDDAMVLHADTIRQQLINTEDIRRIRKKAPCTRSEIWMIEKGSLEDDIFHEPIFSCLSEELNKLHNRTYEAIVHPAVQNMELQGQLDMPEAITEDSNIAGFGAATIDGPLHIPDGIQSDAMLPRANDAYGATAAFSLQVPPNNQVNGASNDFVIGTLFQGVTGPFIGNEKEVALADRERAQVNTLYSDHFQDVPSDLHSTDANISSQDVTLDNSGQACAHATDGMTRELTHFVHSNANIFESNEVPASEITGVEYNQGASGFPQSTEDENAVGYNQDVSGFPRPTEDENAVDYNQDASGFSRPTEDVQDASGFPRPTEDENMVDYNQDASGFPRPTEDVNAVGYNQDASGFARPTEDVNAVGCNQDASGFPRSMKDENAVEYNQDGSGFPRPAENENDVSAMGDNSGFHENNMGSLTDLDMVNDYELKESNDFGSAINGVDTDFLNYDDDDGGDFDDANDDEPNPNEFQSLDNSGWSSRTRGVARYLKALFDDESGLERKSVAIDHLVRGKTRKEASRMFFETLVLTTKDYISVDQPNPFDLVRIKPGSKLLMSEF, encoded by the exons ATGTTTTACTCGCAGTTCATTTTGGCCAAAAAGGGTCCCCTCGGGACCATATGGATTGCCGCGCACTTGGAGCGGAAGCTGCGCAAGAACCAGGTCGCGGACACGGACATCGGCGTCTCCGTAG ATTCTATCATATTCCCTGATGTTCCAATTGCACTTCGGTTATCAAGTCATCTTATGTTAGGCGTGGTCAGAATCTATTCTCGGAAGGTCAACTACCTATTCCATGACTGCAGCGAAGCTTTGCTGAAGATAAAACAAGCTTTCAGGTCCACTGCTGTTGATCTTCCTCCTGAAGAGTCAACTGCTCCGTATCACTCTATAACTCTGCCTGAGACATTCGATCTTGATGATTTTGAACTGCCAGAAGCTGCGTTTCAAGG CGACACTGATCATCATGTGAGCACAAAAGAACAGATCACTTTGCAAGACAACCCAGAGAAAACAGGGTATTCAACATCCCAGTTTGGCCTAGATG AAAGATTTGGTGATGCCAGTTCATCACATATTGGCTTTGACTTGGAGGAG GAATTAATTCTGAACAAGGACCACTCAATTCATCTCCAATCTGATGATGG CATTATTATTCAAGGTCGGTCATCAGTCCCTTCTACTGATATGGACATTGATGATAACAAAAGTCAAGACATAATAGCTGAAGGATACCACAACATGGATGGTGGGCATTCTAGTCATGGAAAGCTAGGTTCACTGAATCTGAATGCAATTGACCTAGGAGGAAACAGTATCCCTAACTGGACTGGTTACAATGTACATACTCCTGATTTGAATGATATATTATTGCATAATGAGGGTATTGCAGGGCCATCAGCTTCGTACATTCAACCTAGCCCATATACTTGTGATGAACCTGCATCACCAGAGTTCATTAGTGCTCAGGCCCCAGCTACACCTGGTTTAATGGAAGAGACAGTTCCTTCTAGAGTCCATGAAAGTCCTGTTCTAAGTCCACAGAGAAAACCATCACCGTCAACCAATGATGAAACTGCAAAGACTGACACTCCTGCTGCTCCAGCCTCAGATTTTCTTCATTCGGCTACAGGAAATGCCAATGATGTTGGTGCTGAAAGGACAGAACTTGGATTGGCGAAGCATGTGCAAGTTGAGTCTTCTGCTTTCTGGGACGCTGATGCATCGGGACAACAGCACACAAGTGAGGGTTTACCATCCCAGGGTCAAGCTGATCACTTAGAACCCGCTGCTGATAAATTGGTCAATTCTGATGGTATAGCCGCATCTGTTGAAACTGTAACTGTCAATGCAACCATTAAAGATGTACCTTTGGCTGTAAATGATTCAGAGCCATGTGTTGATGGTTCTACTGAACCATCTGTGGTGGAGAACCTGGTACAGATTAATGGGCCATTAATTGATGCACAAG ATTTTCAACATGAAGCCCAAGCAATGCAACAAGTAGTGGCATCTAATGATAGACTGAATGAACTAGCAACTTCAGAATTTGCTGAGCCTGAGAAAATGCTGTCAGTTCCAGATTCTGAATTCAATCATCCAATTGACTTGGGGCTCATAACTGCGGAAAAGGGAACAACTGAATCTGATGGAAGTAACATAATAGGCAGCCTTGCTAGCAGAAAAAGACATCTGGAAGATAGCTTACCAGCTTTAGAGAGTGAGACCACTGAAAGGTTGTCTAGCCGACCACATGGTATACGAACCAACGATTTTGTTCCCCATGATGATGATATACTGGCATCTATTTTAG TCGGTAGAAGGACCCCTGGATTCACACTTGATTCAACACCACTACCACCGAGGGAATCGTCTCTGAAACGCCGGAGGTTGGGCTCGAAGATGGGCACACTCAAGAGGAAAGTGCAAATAGACGATGCCATGGTCCTGCATGCTGA TACTATACGGCAACAGTTGATCAACACTGAGGATATACGGCGCATTCGTAAAAAAGCTCCATGCACTCGTTCCGAAATATGGATGATTGAGAAAGGTTCACTGGAAGATGATATATTCCACGAGCCCATCTTTTCCT GCCTATCTGAGGAGCTAAACAAATTACACAATCGGACATATGAGGCTATTGTACATCCTGCTGTACAGAACATGGAACTGCAAGGTCAATTAGACATGCCTGAAGCAATTACAGAAGATAGCAATATTGCTGGGTTTGGTGCTGCTACTATTGATGGCCCACTTCACATACCAGATGGGATTCAATCAGATGCCATGCTGCCACGTGCCAATGATGCATATGGCGCTACAGCTGCTTTTAGTTTGCAAGTTCCTCCTAACAACCAGGTTAACGGTGCATCTAATGATTTTGTTATTGGCACTCTGTTTCAAGGGGTGACTGGACCTTTTATTGGTAATGAGAAAGAAGTGGCACTTGCTGACAGAGAGCGTGCTCAAGTAAATACACTGTATAGTGACCATTTTCAAGATGTCCCATCTGATTTGCATAGTACTGATGCAAACATTTCTAGTCAAGATGTGACTCTAGATAACTCTGGCCAAGCTTGCGCTCACGCAACGGACGGCATGACAAGGGAGCTTACTCATTTTGTTCATAGTAATGCTAATATTTTCGAGAGTAATGAGGTCCCTGCTTCTGAGATTACTGGGGTGGAATATAATCAAGGTGCCTCTGGTTTCCCTCAATCAACGGAGGATGAAAATGCGGTGGGGTATAATCAAGATGTCTCTGGTTTTCCTCGACCAACGGAGGATGAAAATGCGGTAGATTATAATCAAGATGCCTCTGGTTTTTCTCGACCAACAGAAGATGTTCAAGATGCCTCTGGTTTTCCTCGACCAACGGAGGATGAAAATATGGTAGATTATAATCAAGATGCCTCTGGTTTTCCTCGACCAACAGAAGATGTAAATGCGGTGGGATATAATCAAGATGCCTCTGGTTTTGCTCGACCAACGGAAGATGTAAATGCGGTGGGATGTAATCAAGATGCCTCTGGTTTTCCTCGATCAATGAAGGATGAAAATGCGGTGGAATATAATCAAGATGGCTCTGGTTTTCCTCGACCAGCTGAAAATGAAAATGATGTGTCTGCTATGGGAGATAATTCTGGCTTCCATGAAAACAACATGGGTTCTCTTACGGATCTGGATATGGTGAATGACTATGAACTGAAGGAAAGCAAT GATTTTGGGAGTGCAATTAATGGTGTTGATACAG ATTTTCTGAACTACGACGATGATGACGGCGGGGACTTCGACGACGCCAACGACGATGAGCCAAATCCCAACGAGTTTCAGTCTCTCGACAACAGTGGTTGGTCTTCTCGCACCAG GGGCGTTGCAAGATACCTCAAGGCTTTATTCGACGACGAGTCTGGTCTGGAGAGGAAGAGCGTTGCTATCGACCATCTGGTGCGCGGGAAGACGCGGAAGGAAGCGTCGAGAATGTTCTTCGAGACCTTG GTGCTGACGACGAAGGACTACATCAGCGTGGACCAACCGAACCCCTTCGACTTGGTGAGAATAAAGCCAGGCTCAAAGCTGCTGATGTCGGAATTCTAG